A segment of the Cenarchaeum symbiont of Oopsacas minuta genome:
GCCAATTTTAACCGCTGCCAAAAGCTTGGCATTAAGCCTGCGATAAAGGTTCGATCAAATTCTGCACTTCATGCTGGTCGTTATGCACGTAACGATGCGGTTCGTGAGCAGCTTGGAAGAAATAAAGCATCTTGCATTTACTCCAAATGATGCAATGTTAAAAAACCAAGCAGAGTGGAAAAAACGCATCAGATATGGTCAACGTTGGATAATTGAGGTAGTGTTTTCTGCATTTAAGAGAGTATTTGGGGATTCTGTCATGTCAAGAAAATGGGATCACATTGTGCAAGAGCTTCGATTAAAGGTATGGGTTTACAACATGTTTTGTGATGCGGGTTTGAGTACACCTTGATGAGAAAACGCGTATCTATCTGATTATTATTCTTATTTTATACCGTATTGTTTGTTTTCATTGGATTATTGTACTTTGGTGACACATTTTTGCTGGTATGAGTTAAGGCGATCAAAAGTTGTGCAACTAAGTATTGTCATTGCTATGATTTTTTTATCATCTGCGTTTACTGCCAGAGTTATTCGGATAAATCCCAGACGGATATTCCATTTTATGCGTCTCCATTCTCCACCTTTGAACCCACTGCCATCAAATGCTATGTTTATTTTTTCCACATTCCCTGTTAATGAGTTTGAAAATGTAAATACACCATGTCTTCATCATATCCTACATTAATGACAGAGATTCTGCGTCATAGTTGAACAAAACCTATATTCTTGTATTGATTTTGTTAATAGGCCATCCATTTGTCTGTATCCAAGACCAAATAATGATCTTAGGAATACCATCTACTGTATCAAAGATTGTGAACATGTGAAAGGTTTGCCATTTTTGTTTTTGTTCATGTTTTTAATCTCTGCCCACAATTCATCATGGTTTGAATCTAAAACTAACTGTTTGCCTTGATGTATTTTCTGTCTTTGATGTATGTCAATAACTGTGATGAGTTATTACTGATCTTTTTGTCTTTCGGTAGTCTAAGTATTCTAGGCAGGGTTATGAAACAAAGTCATATTACAGAAAAGGGTATATAGAATAAAGTTTAATTTTTTATATGCGACATTGGATCATTGTATTTTTGGTCTTTGTAATAATGGTCTCCACATCTTTTGCATACGGCCAAGCAAATACAAAGCAATTGGATATATACACTCCATCTTTGACATATTATGAGGGAGATGTGTTGGTAATAGGCGGTAGCATCTCTAAGATAATTATGGACACTCCAGTTACAATTAGAGTCTATTCATCAAGTGACACGGTTGTAGATATTGCACAAATAGATGTTGCACTTGATGGTAGCTTTGCTCATACGATGATTGCGTTTGGACCACAGTGGGTAAGTACTGGCGAGTATAGAATAGAAGCAAAATACGGTGAAGAAAGCGACTATACAAACTTTCAATTTCTCAAGACAGAGATACGGCAAGCCATTACATCCAATTATGATGTAGATGCTGGTAACTCTGGAACGTTTGATGTTGGTTATACAATACACGGAGGTTCTGTAGATGAAATTTTGGTCGACACACACGGACTCTCACTTGTACTTTCAATAACGGCTCAAGAGGCAGGTGAGATAACTATGAACATTCCAAAAGAGTTTATCGACGCACTAGACTCGAATGGCAACAAGATAGATTTTATAGTTCTAGTTGACAATATCGAAGTTGGCCATACAGAAAGCAATACCGATAGCGCAAATAGAAAGATCACCGTTGGATTTTCTGACAATAATTCTGAAATTCGTATAATTGGCACACATGCCATACCAGAGTTTGGAACAATGATGATACTAGTATTTGTCGTAGCAATTTCAGTTATAGTATTGGTTAGTTTTTACCCATCAAGATTAAAAATTGTATTTTGATTTTAATGGTGATACTGCACGAAGCTCTGTAATAGCTTTTTTGAGCACGTCTACTGTTCTATCGACTTCTTCTTTGGTATTGAATATGCCAAGACTGAGTCTTAGTGATCCAGTTATCTGTTCATACGAAAATCCCATTGCCAAGAGTACATGAGATGCTTTTTGTATTCTAACAGAGCATGCAGAACCAGTTGATGCAGCTATGCCGTATTCATCTAGTTTTATGATCAGATCCTCGCCATTTATGCCCAGGAATGTAAAATGTGCGTTGTTACATGTGCGTTTTTTTGCATCTCCGTTATACAAAGTATATGATATCTCGGAGCATATCTTTTCAACGAGCCTCTCTCTCAGATACATTATATGACTAGTCTCTCTCTCTAGATTTTCATATGTCATCTTACACGCAACACCAAATCCTGCTATACTAGATACATTTTCAGTACCAGAACGTAGTCCTTTCTCCTGTCCCCCGCCCAAGATCATAGGATCAAGTTTTATGCCATGCCTTACATATAATGCCCCAACACCCTTTGGTCCATTTATCTTATGTGAGGACATTGAGAGTAAATCTACTCCAAGATCTGTCACATTTATGGGAATTTTTCCAACAGCTTGAACTGCGTCAGTGTGCAGCAGTATGTTTCTTTTTTTACATTCTTTTGATATCTGCTGTATGGGCTGTATGGTTCCTACCTCGTTGTTTGCTAGCATGATGGATACAAGACGAGTTTTTTCCGTCATTGCATTTATGATGTCTTGTACATTTACAATGCCAGATTTTTCTGGTGCAACATATGTTACATTGTAACCTGATCTTTCAAGCATATGACATGGTTCTAATACTGCATCATGTTCTATTGATGTGGTTATAATGTGTGCATGCTCATCTTGTATGGAGCATCGTATTGCAGTATTATTTGACTCTGTCCCCCCAGATGTAAATAAAATCTCATAGGGCTTGGCGCAGATCAGAGTGGCCACGTGTCTACGTGCCATACTTACTATCTTCTCTGCAGCGCGTCCATACATATGGATGGAAGAAGGATTACCATATTGTTTACGCAAAACTTGACTCATCTCTTTTAAAACTTCTTCTCGTATCATAGTGGATGCAGCGTTATCTAGATAGATCAATCTGTCACCACGTTTGCTCCTCCAGGTACATATCCGCATGTATCTATAGTAACCGATGTGAATCCAATTAGTCTCAAGGGTTTATCGAGCATCTTTACAACATCCGAGTTTAAAATTCTGTCAATGTCTTTTTTTCCTACCTCGATGCGAGCAGCTCCTCCGATGTCACGCACGCGTACCTGTCGTGCCCCAGTGGAATTTTTAACCACCGTCTCGGCAAGCTCTATTCTACAAAGTCGTTCAGCAGTAACCTTTGTACCCCATGGAACACGTGATGCAAGACACGAATTTGATGGTCTATCCCATACNNNNNNNNNNNNNNNNNNNNNNNNNNNNNNNNNNNNNNNNNNNNNNNNNNNNNNNNNNNNNNNNNNNNNNNNNNNNNNNNNNNNNNNNNNNNNNNNNNNNNNNNNNNNNNNNNNNNNNNNNNNNNNNNNNNNNNNNNNNNNNNNNNNNNNNNNNNNNNNNNNNNNNNNNNNNNNNNNNNNNNNNNNNNNNNNNNNNNNNNNNNNNNNNNNNNNNNNNNNNNNNNNNNNNNNNNNNNNNNNNNNNNNNNNNNNNNNNNNNNNNNNNNNNNNNNNNNNNNNNNNNNNNNNNNNNNNNNNNNNNNNNNNNNNNNNNNNNNNNNNNNNNNNNNNNNNNNNNNNNNNNNNNNNNNNNNNNNNNNNNNNNNNNNNNNNNNNNNNNNNNNNNNNNNNNNNNNNNNNNNNNNNNNNNNNNNNNNNNNNNNNNNNNNNNNNNNNNNNNNNNNNNNNNNNNNNNNNNNNNNNNNNNNNNNNNNNNNNNNNNNNNNNNNNNNNNNNNNNNNNNNNNNNNNNNNNNNNNNNNNNNNNNNNNNNNNNNNNNNNNNNNNNNNNNNNNNNNNNNNNNNNNNNNNNNNNNNNNNNNNNNNNNNNNNNNNNNNNNNNNNNNNNNNNNNNNNNNNNNNNNNNNNNNNNNNNNNNNNNNNNNNNNNNNNNNNNNNNNNNNNNNNNNNNNNNNNNNNNNNNNNNNNNNNNNNNNNNNNNNNNNNNNNNNNNNNNNNNNNNNNNNNNNNNNNNNNNNNNNNNNNNNNNNNNNNNNNNNNNNNNNNNNNNNNNNNNNNNNNNNNNNNNNNNNNNNNNNNNNNNNNNNNNNNNNNNNNNNNNNNNNNNNNNNNNNNNNNNNNNNNNNNNNNNNNNNNNNNNNNNNNNNNNNNNNNNNNNNNNNNNNNNNNNNNNNNNNNNNNNNNNNNNNNNNNNNNNNNNNNNNNNNNNNNNNNNNNNNNNNNNNNNNNNNNNNNNNNNNNNNNNNNNNNNNNNNNNNNNNNNNNNNNNNNNNNNNNNNNNNNNNNNNNNNNNNNNNNNNNNNNNNNNNNNNNNNNNNNNNNNNNNNNNNNNNNNNNNNNNNNNNNNNNNNNNNNNNNNNNNNNNNNNNNNNNNNNNNNNNNNNNNNNNNNNNNNNNNNNNNNNNNNNNNNNNNNNNNNNNNNNNNNNNNNNNNNNNNNNNNNNNNNNNNNNNNNNNNNNNNNNNNNNNNNNNNNNNNNNNNNNNNNNNNNNNNNNNNNNNNNNNNNNNNNNNNNNNNNNNNNNNNNNNNNNNNNNNNNNNNNNNNNNNNNNNNNNNNNNNNNNNNNNNNNNNNNNNNNNNNNNNNNNNNNNNNNNNNNNNNNNNNNNNNNNNNNNNNNNNNNNNNNNNNNNNNNNNNNNNNNNNNNNNNNNNNNN
Coding sequences within it:
- a CDS encoding Transposase, with the translated sequence MEEIKHLAFTPNDAMLKNQAEWKKRIRYGQRWIIEVVFSAFKRVFGDSVMSRKWDHIVQELRLKVWVYNMFCDAGLSTP
- a CDS encoding ATP-utilizing protein, which produces VWDRPSNSCLASRVPWGTKVTAERLCRIELAETVVKNSTGARQVRVRDIGGAARIEVGKKDIDRILNSDVVKMLDKPLRLIGFTSVTIDTCGYVPGGANVVTD
- a CDS encoding cysteine desulfurase encodes the protein MIYLDNAASTMIREEVLKEMSQVLRKQYGNPSSIHMYGRAAEKIVSMARRHVATLICAKPYEILFTSGGTESNNTAIRCSIQDEHAHIITTSIEHDAVLEPCHMLERSGYNVTYVAPEKSGIVNVQDIINAMTEKTRLVSIMLANNEVGTIQPIQQISKECKKRNILLHTDAVQAVGKIPINVTDLGVDLLSMSSHKINGPKGVGALYVRHGIKLDPMILGGGQEKGLRSGTENVSSIAGFGVACKMTYENLERETSHIMYLRERLVEKICSEISYTLYNGDAKKRTCNNAHFTFLGINGEDLIIKLDEYGIAASTGSACSVRIQKASHVLLAMGFSYEQITGSLRLSLGIFNTKEEVDRTVDVLKKAITELRAVSPLKSKYNF